ATAGTTTAGAAAACATATTTAAAAAACCCTTTAATAACCCAGTGTTTCAGCTTGCTGTTCAAGCTGGCGCTCTCGCATGAAAAGAAATAAGGGAAGACCTAAAGAAACACCAACTAAAAGATTGCAGACAACGTAAACCCAGAGATTTTGCATTTTCAGACGTGTTCCTTCCCAAAATATGAATGTCCACAAAACTAGGGATGAAACAATAAGATCCATGCCAAAAAAACCAGAAATTTTGTTGGCAAAGAGTTGTTCAAAAAACAGCTTTATATCAAGACCATGCTCTAAGATGAATGGAACAAACTGGGAGTAAGGTAGAACAAAGCCAAGTATACAAAGCAGAAGATATATGACTTTAACCATGATTAAATTCACTTGATAAAGATGCTGGAATACACAAGACAACAACTCTATATTTCAATCGCTGTCTGTATCTGTAAGTTAGTGAAACCTGCAACTCGTTTGCTGTCTTCAGGATTAAGGCGAATTTTTACCTCAACTACTCGGCTATCGAGGTTCTCCCCTGGCTGGTTGCTGAAAACGTTTTGTCTATTCACCTGCAAACCAATTTGGGCAACGGTTCCTCGCAGTTCACCGATAAATGCCTGACTGCTAATTACTGCCTGTTGTCCTAGTTTCACTTTACCGATGTCGGTTTGATAAACTTCTGCTACTGCCATCATCTGGTTTGTTTGCGCTAAGTCTGCAATGCCAGAATCACTAATTTTTTCTCCGACTCGCGTATGAATTTTGATGATTTGTCCCGCCATCGGTGCTTTGATGTAAGCAGCCGCCAACTCGGTTTGGGCATGTTTGAGTGTGGCGATCGCATTTTCAACTTCTGTCTTGGCTGCGGCGACATCTACAGGTCGGACTTCTGCAATACTGGTCAGCGTAGCTTTGGCTTCACTGACTTGCTTGCTACCAGTGGCGTTAGTGCGAGCGAGTGCTGCTTTGGCTTCGGCAAGTTGTTTGCTAGCAGTGGTGTTAATCCGGTTGAGAACTGCTTTGGCTTCGTCTACTTGCTGTTTGGCAGTTTCTACAGTCAAACCTTTGCTATCGTACAAAGAATTAGAAACTGCGCCTTGAGAATAGAGCTGCTGATAACGTTGATATTCGGCTTCGGCATTTTTGAGTTCTGCCTCTAGCTTCTTAATGGTTGCCTCTTGCGCTATTCTGTCGCCTTCCCACTGTGCCTCTATGCGGAATATGGCTTCCTGTTGCGCTGTTTTGTCTCCTTGAGATTGGGCCTGGAGACGTTCAACGCTTGCCTGCTGGGCCTGAATTTCTCCTGCTTTTGCTCCTGCTTGCACTTGAGCGAGTTTAGCTTGAGCAACTCTGACTTGTTGTTGGGCTTGTAGTACAGCAGTTTGCAAGCGATCGCGGGCGTCTAAAATTGCTACCACCTGTCCGGCTTTAACACGATCGCCTTCTTTGACTAGAATTTTGGCAATGCGATCGCCATCCAATGCTAAGGGCGCAAACAAGCTAATTACCTCTGCTTCCGGTTCTAGCCGTCCTAATGCAGCTACTTTTTGAATGTTGGGTGTGGTTTCAACTGGCTCAGATTTCTTAGCTTGACCAACTAATCCAAACTGAGAAATTCCATAAACAACAATTCCACCTGTAATAGCAGTAGCTGCAATTACTAATGTAATTAACCCTTTTTTAGAAGTTTTTTCTGACAGCTTTTGAACCATGTATTTTACTCTCCTAAAAATTTATTTTATCTATATTAAATAAGTTAGCTTTTTCAAAAATAATCCAGGCTAATTTATTATACATATAGCAGGTTACAACAAGCATGAAATATATACCCTAACTCTAAAAACGTTATACAGTCTCCGTTTCAATTTACATTCTGGCTGTATGTTGCGGTAAATATGCTGTCAGCATTTTGCCTAACAATGCACATTGTTCAATAAAATCAATTGTTTCATTACCCCATAACTTCTCCAGAATTAAACCATCTACAAAGCTCAAAACAAAGGAAGCCAATACCGAATCTTGAATCCCAAATAAATCGCAAATCGCCTCCTGGTAACGCTGATTATTCCGCTTAAAAATACTATTTTTTAACATTTCTTTAGAGTCTTTGTGTTGGCAAAAATCTATCCAAATGTAAGTCCATTTAATGAAGTAATCTTCATTTTTCACTAGATATCTTCCTAGTGCTTCCATTGATTCTTGTAGCGTTTGCGCTCCTTGTAATTCAGCTAATGCTGTACTTAAGTCTTGCTCACAAATCTCCTGGGCTAATTGCTCAAATAGAGCTTGCTTGCTAGGAAAATAGTGGTACAACGTACCAGTAGAAACCCCTAATCCCTCAGCAATTTGGCGCATAGTGATGGAACCATAGCCTTTTTGGGCAAATAAATCAAAGCACTTGTCGAGCAGTTCTTTACGGTATTGCTCATGGTCAACAATCTTTGGCATGACTTAAGTTATTTATATCGAACGATTGTTATATATAATTTTAGCATCTTTATTACTGAGATGTAAAAACGTAGTTGATGAATTTAAATCGAACATCCGTTATAGTTTAATCCAATTTTGCGCTAGATGTAATACTTATAAATTTTTATGTTTGCTACTTAGTATAAACCTATGATTCTTTTTGGGAAAAACACCGTATATTATAGGACAATAACTGTAAAATAATAACCAGTATTTTTTATACGGTAAAATAATAATTAATGTGTTTTTTCTTAAGTGTAATTTATGCCTTATCGGAGAAAATTTTTAACAAGAGCAGGATATACTACCCTTTCTGCCTTATTGACTATGGGGTTTTTACAAAAAGATAAGCAAAAAGAAAACCATAGTACGGCTTCTATTGCAGCAAATTATACAACTAACAATTCTTCTCTTCGGCAATTAGCTGCCGCCAAAGGAAAGCGTTATGGCGCAGCAATTGCTAGTGATATTTTGCTAAAAGAGAAGGATTACGCTAGCCTGATTGCTCGTGAATGTTCGATTGTGACACCGAATGGTGAATTAAAATGGGACGCCACTGAACCACAGCCAGGACAATTTACCTTTGAATCAGCAGATGCGATCGCCAATTTCTGCCAAAAGCATAATATAGACTTGCACGGGCATACCCTTTTCTGGCACATGGGAAGACCGGACTGGGCAACATACCCCCCTACACTTAAGATGATCGAACGCCATGTTAAAGGAGTTATGGGGCATTATCGCAATAGTCCCGTTTTAAAGTCTTGGGATATTGCCAATGAAATTATCGTTGATAATGAAAATGAAACTGACAACGCAACAACCGGTTTGCGTAAAGGGGTAAAACCAGAATTAATTCGAGATTTGTTTTTAATTGCCGCTTCAGTTGATAGCAGCAAGAAATTTTACCTAAACGATTTTGGCATCGAAGGCACCACATGGAAATCAGACCGTTTCTTAAAAATGGTCGAATATCTGAAGAATAGTGGCGTTAAAATTGACGGGGCAGGTATCCAATCGCATCTATGGTTTTCTACTGCCTATGGTTTTGACGAGAAAGGATTTAATTCCGTCTTAAAACGGCTTAACGATCTTGAAGTTAAACCAATAATCACAGAATTAGATATTATTATTGATACGCCATTGCCCGATAGTATTAAAAAGCTAGACCAGATGGTAGCCGACAGTTACAAGCGATATCTTGATCTGTGCTTTGCGGCTAAAGTCGATACTGTCATTACATGGGGGCTTACCGATCGTCATACCTGGATACGTCATCCCCAGTGGATGCCAAGAAAAACCTTTAGAAACAATCCAAGTCTCTGGAAATTTCTGCGTCCGCTTCCCTTCGATGAGAATCTGCAATCTAAACCAGCCCACAATGCTATAGCCCAGGCTTTTCAGGAATCAACTTAATATTCCAAATAGACGTAAATATAGCGTTTACTCACCAACTGAGGTACATTTTCAAATCTTCTTTACCAAGGTTCAGTAGATTTGAAAATGTACCTCACTATGCCGGAAACTACTATGGCATTTTTAAGTATTATTCTAAGTAAAATAAATTAAAATATTTTTTGTTATTCACGATTATGAAAGTTGAATAAGAATTACTGACTAATCAATCATTAAATCTTAGTACAACATTTCATAAATTCGTGACGAATTGAGCAACCTACTGGTCAAGCTACGAACTTTTGAAATTTCGTACTTAGAAATACCAGCAGGTTATTTTTTTTTCGTTTACTTGAGATACTCCAAATTTCTCGCAAAAATAATGTGCCAACAAACCAAGGCTCAACTAAGTAACGTCTCCAAAGTCTTTTTGGTTCAGATAACAAGCGATATAACCATTCCAATCCCACCTTTCCCATCCAGCGAGGAGGAGTAGGTATTGCTCCTGCTATATAGTCCATACAGGCTCCACTAGTCAAAATAGTGTTGGCATGAATATGTTCAAGATTTTCGTAAATCCAATACTCTTGGCGTGGCATACCCATCCCTACCATTAATATATGGGGTTTGTAAGCATTAATTGCAGCCACAGTGGCAAGATTTTCTTGACTATCTTTATCTATATCAATATAGCCATGAGCGCAAGCAATCTGTAAACCAGGAAATTTCTGGCATAAAATATTTGCTGCATTTTCAGCAACTCCTGGCTTTGAACCTAAATAGAATACACGCCAGCCTTTACTAGCAGCTTCTGCCATCAGAGGCCATACCCAATCAGCATAGGTTACTCTTTGTTCCCGTTTAATTGGAAAACCCAACAGCTTTCCAAGAAACACTAGAGGCATACTATCAATATGGGTATATTCTGCCTTCGCATAAAAAGCTTGCATTTTTGGATCGTTATGGAAGAGATAAAGACTATGTAAGTTGTGATTAGCAATAATCCATTTTTCATCTCGATCAATAGATTCTTCAATCAATAAATTTAAGTCAAGGATAGAGAGTGCATCCACTTGAGCACCAATAAGTTTATAAGAAAATCGCTTTTTCATATCTTATTTTTATTTTGATAAATATGAGATTTTATCTCAAGGTCAAGGTGAAGATTGTAAAATTAATTAGCAACATTTCAATACTGAAGTACCTAAATATTTAAATGCCTATTTTTTTAGCTAAAAATTATTATCTAACTATAACTAAAAAGTACTTGTTTTTATGAGGATGTCTGCGATATTTTGCGCTCTTGCATTCCAGGAATATTTTTCTGTAATTAAAGTATATGCTGTATCTACAATTGACTGATATTTATCAATATTTGAAGCAGCATCTAGTATTGTCTTAGCGATTTCTTCGCTAGAGTATCCTGTTACTAACAAGTGTTCTAAATTGCGAAATTCTTCTAAACCTCGCAAGCCTTCTGGTGTTGATACAACTAATTTTCTACTAGCAAAATAATCTAATGCTTTATTGCGAGCACCACCTGCTACTGCTTGTTTTGAAAATGGCAACAAAGCAATATCTGCATATTTCAGATGGGCTACAAAATCTTCTCTTTTAGGTAAAAAGCCTAAAAAAGAAATATTAGAGGGTATTGGTTCTAAAATATCACTACTATCCCTGCCAATAACAACAAAATGTACTTTCTCTTGATGGCTTTCAAGGGATTTCGCGACCTCGATAGCCATTGATACAGACATATCATTAGTTGGAAATTGAAATGTTTTGGGAGCAATAATAACCACTATTTTAGCTGGTCTAAATGCTTGATAGGGGTCTTTATCTGGAAAAACTTCAGTATTGAGTAAGTCTTGAGTCACTCCATTCCCGATAGAATAAATTTGCTGTGGAGTTTTTCCATACCATTGGGAAATTAGTTTAGGAATTGATTCACCTGCTGCAATAATTGGACTACCAGAGAATATTAAAATTCCCTGAGCAATATATGTCTTAATACATTGTGCAAACTCTTTGAAGGGATTGGCAACTGAAAACAAGCGCATCCAGTATTCATAAGGCGAAAATGTATGAAAATCTAAGACAAGAGAGGAACTACTGTGTTTTCTCAGCTTTAGTGAAACTAAAGCAGCCAATCCAGGTAGTGTTTCTTGAGCATACACAATGTCTGGACAAAACTCGTCGATGCACTTTTCTATAGATTGAATATATGACCTCAAGCTTCTTGAACCAATAGAAAAAGAAGGTGCATAATTAACAGATGAACAATCTAAACCTAGCTGAAAAACATCAAAATGTTTAGTAAGATATTGTCCTAGATAAAAAGGTCTAGTAAATGCACCAAATGGCTGACTAGAATCGAGGGTTGAGACAATCAGTAAGCGTTTACCCATAAAATGATTGCTGATTATTATTTTATAATTTGAAACTAGATTTGTCAAATCCTCAAGATAGTTATAATTTTATCCAAATATCATCCAATTAATGACTATCATGCAAGTCTTAAACTCCTGAGCTAGTTTGATTAATATCCTCAGAAAATGTGGGAGAGGTGCCCAAATCTTTGTAGCCAATAATTGCTCTGATATAGGGTAAGAACCAGTACAATATCCAGAATGGCCCAGAGTGTCTGCTACAAAATATAGTCCATGATTTCAATGGAAATCCTTTAATTTCTAGTACTTTTTTCAAGCGCTCTAATAGATTTAAATTGGTATCGGCCCAACTATTGCGGATAGAGTTTTTAGTACAAGTCCCAATATACCCAGGAGCTACCCATATTTTACAACCCAATTTACGCGCTCTCAGGGCATAATCTAAATCTCCTAAACTATGAACAAAAGCTGTATCAATATTGCCAACTTTGGCGGCAACACTTTTATGAATTAGCACGCAGTTACCATACATAGCATCGCATTGTTGGATAACGAAACTTGGTTCTAAAAATTCAAATTTATTAGAATACCACTTTTTAGATTTTACCGCTCCTCCATAGGTTGCTTTTCCTGTAATTAAGTCTTTAGTTGAACCAACTACAATTGAGTCTGCATAACCAAGTTCCGTCAAATTTTGATGAACCTGCAACAGTTTAGTCACAGCATTGGCTTCCAGAAATGTGTCATCATTCAACCACAGATAATAATCATATTGATATTTGATTGCCTCACCAAAAGCGAGATGCATTCCTCCCACCCAAAATAAATTGCCATTACCTTGAAGAATTTGTACTTCTGGATATTCTGCTTTAACAGCCTCTGTAGTCCCATCAGAACTCCCATCATCAGTTAAATAAACATCACAATGTTTTTTTTGCTGATATAAAGCATTTAGACAGGCAAGAGTTGTATTCCGCCTGTTATGGCAGGTCATAATTACGGCTAGATTTGCTTGCTTCATATTATTATCCTCATATAATATCTACAAAAAAATTAATCCAGATCATAAACTTACGGGTTAAAACTTAACCATTTTTTCTATCCAGCCACTGAAATTAATATCTAAATTGAAGTTCTTTAGTTTTTGTTCCATTTTTCTGGCTACCAAAATATATCGATGCCAAACTGATACACGAGGCATA
This portion of the Nostoc sp. GT001 genome encodes:
- a CDS encoding ABC exporter membrane fusion protein, which codes for MVQKLSEKTSKKGLITLVIAATAITGGIVVYGISQFGLVGQAKKSEPVETTPNIQKVAALGRLEPEAEVISLFAPLALDGDRIAKILVKEGDRVKAGQVVAILDARDRLQTAVLQAQQQVRVAQAKLAQVQAGAKAGEIQAQQASVERLQAQSQGDKTAQQEAIFRIEAQWEGDRIAQEATIKKLEAELKNAEAEYQRYQQLYSQGAVSNSLYDSKGLTVETAKQQVDEAKAVLNRINTTASKQLAEAKAALARTNATGSKQVSEAKATLTSIAEVRPVDVAAAKTEVENAIATLKHAQTELAAAYIKAPMAGQIIKIHTRVGEKISDSGIADLAQTNQMMAVAEVYQTDIGKVKLGQQAVISSQAFIGELRGTVAQIGLQVNRQNVFSNQPGENLDSRVVEVKIRLNPEDSKRVAGFTNLQIQTAIEI
- a CDS encoding TetR/AcrR family transcriptional regulator, encoding MPKIVDHEQYRKELLDKCFDLFAQKGYGSITMRQIAEGLGVSTGTLYHYFPSKQALFEQLAQEICEQDLSTALAELQGAQTLQESMEALGRYLVKNEDYFIKWTYIWIDFCQHKDSKEMLKNSIFKRNNQRYQEAICDLFGIQDSVLASFVLSFVDGLILEKLWGNETIDFIEQCALLGKMLTAYLPQHTARM
- a CDS encoding endo-1,4-beta-xylanase: MPYRRKFLTRAGYTTLSALLTMGFLQKDKQKENHSTASIAANYTTNNSSLRQLAAAKGKRYGAAIASDILLKEKDYASLIARECSIVTPNGELKWDATEPQPGQFTFESADAIANFCQKHNIDLHGHTLFWHMGRPDWATYPPTLKMIERHVKGVMGHYRNSPVLKSWDIANEIIVDNENETDNATTGLRKGVKPELIRDLFLIAASVDSSKKFYLNDFGIEGTTWKSDRFLKMVEYLKNSGVKIDGAGIQSHLWFSTAYGFDEKGFNSVLKRLNDLEVKPIITELDIIIDTPLPDSIKKLDQMVADSYKRYLDLCFAAKVDTVITWGLTDRHTWIRHPQWMPRKTFRNNPSLWKFLRPLPFDENLQSKPAHNAIAQAFQEST
- a CDS encoding glycosyltransferase family 4 protein — translated: MGKRLLIVSTLDSSQPFGAFTRPFYLGQYLTKHFDVFQLGLDCSSVNYAPSFSIGSRSLRSYIQSIEKCIDEFCPDIVYAQETLPGLAALVSLKLRKHSSSSLVLDFHTFSPYEYWMRLFSVANPFKEFAQCIKTYIAQGILIFSGSPIIAAGESIPKLISQWYGKTPQQIYSIGNGVTQDLLNTEVFPDKDPYQAFRPAKIVVIIAPKTFQFPTNDMSVSMAIEVAKSLESHQEKVHFVVIGRDSSDILEPIPSNISFLGFLPKREDFVAHLKYADIALLPFSKQAVAGGARNKALDYFASRKLVVSTPEGLRGLEEFRNLEHLLVTGYSSEEIAKTILDAASNIDKYQSIVDTAYTLITEKYSWNARAQNIADILIKTSTF
- a CDS encoding glycosyltransferase family 2 protein is translated as MKQANLAVIMTCHNRRNTTLACLNALYQQKKHCDVYLTDDGSSDGTTEAVKAEYPEVQILQGNGNLFWVGGMHLAFGEAIKYQYDYYLWLNDDTFLEANAVTKLLQVHQNLTELGYADSIVVGSTKDLITGKATYGGAVKSKKWYSNKFEFLEPSFVIQQCDAMYGNCVLIHKSVAAKVGNIDTAFVHSLGDLDYALRARKLGCKIWVAPGYIGTCTKNSIRNSWADTNLNLLERLKKVLEIKGFPLKSWTIFCSRHSGPFWILYWFLPYIRAIIGYKDLGTSPTFSEDINQTSSGV
- a CDS encoding DUF2834 domain-containing protein produces the protein MVKVIYLLLCILGFVLPYSQFVPFILEHGLDIKLFFEQLFANKISGFFGMDLIVSSLVLWTFIFWEGTRLKMQNLWVYVVCNLLVGVSLGLPLFLFMRERQLEQQAETLGY
- a CDS encoding WecB/TagA/CpsF family glycosyltransferase, giving the protein MKKRFSYKLIGAQVDALSILDLNLLIEESIDRDEKWIIANHNLHSLYLFHNDPKMQAFYAKAEYTHIDSMPLVFLGKLLGFPIKREQRVTYADWVWPLMAEAASKGWRVFYLGSKPGVAENAANILCQKFPGLQIACAHGYIDIDKDSQENLATVAAINAYKPHILMVGMGMPRQEYWIYENLEHIHANTILTSGACMDYIAGAIPTPPRWMGKVGLEWLYRLLSEPKRLWRRYLVEPWFVGTLFLREIWSISSKRKKNNLLVFLSTKFQKFVA